The sequence below is a genomic window from Streptomyces sp. B21-105.
GGATGCTGGCCACTGACGGAGACCACTTCGCCGGTCATGTACGAGGAGTAGCCGGACGCCAGGAACACGATCACGTTGGCGACCTCCCAGGGCTCGGCGTACCGCCCGAAGGCCTCGCGGCCGGTGAGCTCCTCCAGGAGTTCGGCGGAGGTGACCTTCACCAGGTGGGGGTGCATGGCGAGGCTGGGCGAGACGGCGTTGACGCGGACGCCGTAGGCGGCGGCCTCGATCGCCGCGCAGCGGGTCAGCGCCATCACGCCCGCTTTCGCGGCGGCGTAGTGCGCCTGCCCGGCCTGGGCGCGCCAGCCGACGACGGAGGCGTTGTTGACGATGACACCGCCGCCGCTGTCGCGCATCCGCCGCAGGGCGGCCCGGGTGCAGCGGAAGGTGCCGTTCAGGGTGACGTCGAGGACGCGGGTCCACTGGTCGTCGGTCATGTCCGCGAGGGATGCGGTGCCGCCGAGGCCGGCGTTGTTGACGACGACGTCGAGCCTGCCGTGGGCGGTGACGGCGGCGTCGAACAGGGCCCGCACCTGGTCCTCGTCGGTGACGTCGCAGGGCTGGGCCGCCACCGACGCCGGCCCGAACTCCTCGGCCAGCGCGCTCTCGTGGGCCTTGAGCCGCCGGGTGTGGGCGTCGCTGATCAGCACGCGCGCCCCTTCCTCCAGGAAGCGCCGTGCGACGGCTCCGCCGATGCCGGCCCCGGCCGCGGCCGTGACGACGGCGGTGCGCCCCCTGAGCAGCCCGTGGCCGGGCACGTATGCCGGACTCTCGACGCCTGTCATGGAGCCACGCTAACCTACCAAACACTTGTTAGGGAAGAACGGCCCGTGAAAGGCCCGTGAAAGGCACCCGCAGGAGAGCACCCGAGGAGCGCCCGTGGATCTCACGCACTCCCCGCCGACGAGGCGTTCCGCGCCGAGGCCCGGGACTGGCTGCACGCGCATGTGCCGCCCGAGCCGCTGCCCTCGCTGGAGACCGCCGAGGGCTTCGCCGCGCACCGCGCGTGGGAGGCCGAACTGGCCTCGGACGGCTGGTCGGCGGTGAACTGGCCCAGGCGGTACGGCGGACGGGAGTGCGGTCTCGTCCGCTGGCTGCTGTTCGAGGAGGAGTACTACACGGCGGATGCCCCGGGCCGGGTCGGCCAGAACGGCGTGAGCCTCCTCGCCCCGACCCTGTTCGCGCACGGCACCGAGGAGCAGCGCGCGCGGGTGCTGCCCGCGATGGCGCGCGGCGAGACCGTGTGGGCGCAGGCCTGGTCGGAGCCGGAGGCAGGTTC
It includes:
- a CDS encoding SDR family oxidoreductase, with the protein product MTGVESPAYVPGHGLLRGRTAVVTAAAGAGIGGAVARRFLEEGARVLISDAHTRRLKAHESALAEEFGPASVAAQPCDVTDEDQVRALFDAAVTAHGRLDVVVNNAGLGGTASLADMTDDQWTRVLDVTLNGTFRCTRAALRRMRDSGGGVIVNNASVVGWRAQAGQAHYAAAKAGVMALTRCAAIEAAAYGVRVNAVSPSLAMHPHLVKVTSAELLEELTGREAFGRYAEPWEVANVIVFLASGYSSYMTGEVVSVSGQHP